The following are encoded together in the Poseidonibacter lekithochrous genome:
- a CDS encoding aldehyde dehydrogenase (NADP(+)) — MSIHGKNFIGNDLSSNGDKTSKLYDINSNEALDGEFFHATQNEVEVALAKADKAFIEYKQTSQAKRAEFLETIASEIMNLGDELIIRTMSESNLPRPRIEGERGRTIGQIKMFANLLKEGSWVEASIDEALPERTPLPRNDLRKMLRPLGVVSVFEASNFPLAFACAGGDTASALAAGCPVIVKAHSSHSGTSELIASAIIKAVKLCNMPDGTFSMLHGGGRTVGQQIVLDEVVKAVGFTGSTQAGMKLFELANNRKTPIPVFAEMGSINPCLFLPSSLSDTKKLANTYAGSITLGVGQFCTNPGLILALKDNKLEEFKKDLGEAIKVSSPSTMLSSSIQEAFETNKNEAISQDGIELLGESNIENTQSEGRPTVASVDALKFIANPKLQEEVFGPYSLIVECNDISELNEVISSLEGQLTVTVMGEESEMSSYKEQIFALENKCGRILFNGVPTGVEVCASMQHGGPFPAATDSRFTSVGTGAIKRFVRPVCYQDCPSSLLPDELKDENPLNILRIVNDKYSKSSI; from the coding sequence TTGAGTATACACGGTAAAAACTTTATTGGAAATGATTTATCATCAAATGGTGATAAGACTAGTAAGTTATATGATATTAATAGTAATGAAGCACTAGATGGTGAATTCTTTCATGCTACGCAAAATGAAGTAGAAGTTGCTTTAGCAAAAGCAGATAAGGCTTTTATTGAGTATAAACAAACTTCACAAGCTAAAAGAGCTGAATTTTTAGAAACAATTGCTTCTGAAATCATGAATTTAGGTGATGAATTAATTATTAGAACAATGAGTGAATCAAATCTTCCAAGACCTAGGATTGAAGGTGAAAGAGGAAGAACAATTGGTCAAATTAAAATGTTTGCCAATTTATTAAAAGAGGGTTCTTGGGTTGAAGCTAGTATTGATGAAGCACTACCTGAAAGGACTCCTTTACCTAGAAATGATTTAAGAAAGATGTTAAGACCTCTTGGAGTTGTCTCAGTTTTTGAAGCAAGTAATTTTCCTTTAGCCTTTGCTTGTGCAGGCGGAGATACAGCATCAGCTTTAGCAGCTGGATGTCCAGTAATTGTTAAAGCTCATTCTTCTCATAGTGGTACTTCTGAATTAATTGCAAGTGCAATTATTAAAGCTGTAAAACTTTGTAATATGCCAGATGGAACATTTTCAATGCTTCATGGTGGAGGAAGAACAGTTGGACAACAAATAGTTTTAGATGAAGTAGTAAAAGCCGTAGGATTTACAGGTTCAACGCAAGCTGGTATGAAACTTTTTGAATTAGCAAATAATAGAAAAACACCAATTCCTGTTTTTGCAGAAATGGGAAGTATCAATCCTTGTTTATTTTTACCATCATCTTTAAGTGATACTAAAAAATTAGCAAATACTTATGCTGGCTCTATTACATTAGGAGTTGGACAATTTTGTACAAATCCTGGTTTGATTTTAGCTTTAAAAGATAATAAGTTAGAAGAGTTTAAAAAAGATTTAGGTGAAGCAATAAAAGTGAGCTCTCCCTCAACAATGCTTTCATCTTCAATCCAAGAAGCTTTTGAAACAAATAAAAATGAAGCTATATCTCAAGATGGAATAGAACTATTAGGTGAATCTAATATAGAAAATACACAAAGTGAAGGTAGACCAACTGTTGCATCTGTTGATGCGCTTAAGTTTATTGCTAATCCAAAACTTCAAGAAGAGGTTTTTGGACCTTATTCATTAATAGTTGAATGTAATGACATTAGTGAACTAAATGAAGTTATATCTTCTTTAGAAGGTCAATTAACAGTTACAGTTATGGGTGAAGAATCTGAAATGAGTTCTTATAAAGAACAAATTTTTGCACTAGAAAACAAATGTGGAAGAATTTTATTTAATGGTGTTCCAACAGGTGTTGAGGTTTGTGCTTCAATGCAACATGGAGGTCCATTTCCAGCAGCAACAGATTCTAGATTTACATCAGTAGGAACTGGTGCAATTAAAAGATTTGTAAGACCTGTTTGTTATCAAGATTGTCCAAGTTCACTACTTCCAGATGAATTAAAAGATGAAAATCCTTTAAATATTCTAAGAATAGTAAATGATAAATATTCAAAGAGTTCAATATGA
- a CDS encoding NAD(P)/FAD-dependent oxidoreductase, translating to MKKEIAIIGGGISGMCSAYFLHKSGYQVSIFDANKIGVECSYGNAGLIVPSHFETLASPGILKKGLKWMLNPNSPFFLKPKLDLDLLKWIIRFNTFCTTKHVNENKHFLKDINLYSLDLYKQLKQSSDFEFDFKNSGLLMMCKEEKTLKEEQALVKEAKEIGLNAEILNSDDLKKLEPNATFNVLGASYFKDDSKIQPYDFIIAIKNYLEKNGVNIYENCLIEDVNISNGKVVSIVDSSNNDYSFDQYVFTTGIYTSKIAKKFNLNLPMQGGKGFSFITEKNEALDFSTPMILAEEKVAVTPYSDYVRFGGTMMLGVNDLTINDRRINNIRKAANSYINGLEISESSMKDIWAGLRPCSPDGIPYIGRSDSLSNVIIATGHAMMGVSLGPATGKIVSDLINENNTDLNIQKMNLNRFT from the coding sequence ATGAAAAAAGAAATAGCAATAATTGGGGGAGGAATAAGTGGAATGTGTTCAGCTTATTTTCTTCATAAAAGTGGATATCAAGTATCAATTTTTGACGCGAACAAGATTGGTGTTGAATGTTCATATGGGAATGCGGGGTTAATCGTACCTAGTCATTTTGAAACTTTAGCTAGTCCCGGTATTTTGAAAAAAGGTTTAAAATGGATGTTAAATCCTAATTCACCTTTCTTTTTAAAGCCTAAATTGGATTTAGATTTATTGAAATGGATAATAAGGTTTAATACTTTTTGTACAACAAAACATGTTAATGAAAATAAACATTTTTTAAAAGATATTAATTTATATAGTTTAGATTTATATAAACAGTTGAAACAAAGTTCTGATTTTGAGTTTGATTTTAAAAACTCAGGATTACTAATGATGTGTAAAGAAGAAAAAACTTTAAAAGAAGAACAAGCGCTAGTAAAAGAAGCAAAAGAGATTGGGCTTAATGCTGAAATCTTGAATAGCGATGACTTAAAAAAATTAGAACCTAATGCCACTTTTAATGTACTAGGAGCTTCTTATTTTAAAGATGATTCAAAAATACAACCGTACGATTTTATTATAGCTATTAAAAACTATTTAGAAAAAAATGGTGTAAATATTTATGAAAACTGCTTGATTGAAGATGTAAATATTTCAAATGGAAAAGTTGTATCAATTGTAGACAGTTCTAATAATGATTATAGCTTTGATCAATATGTATTTACAACTGGTATTTATACTTCAAAAATTGCTAAAAAATTTAATTTAAATTTACCAATGCAAGGTGGTAAGGGGTTCTCTTTTATTACAGAAAAAAATGAAGCATTAGATTTTTCTACTCCTATGATTTTAGCGGAAGAAAAAGTTGCTGTAACTCCTTATTCAGATTATGTAAGGTTTGGTGGAACAATGATGTTAGGTGTTAATGATTTAACAATTAATGATAGAAGAATTAATAATATTAGAAAAGCTGCAAATTCATATATAAATGGATTAGAGATTAGTGAGTCTTCTATGAAAGATATCTGGGCGGGGCTTAGACCATGCTCTCCCGATGGGATACCTTACATTGGAAGAAGTGATTCACTTTCAAATGTAATTATTGCTACAGGTCATGCAATGATGGGGGTATCTCTAGGTCCTGCCACAGGTAAAATAGTCAGTGACTTAATAAATGAAAATAATACTGATTTAAATATTCAGAAAATGAATCTTAATAGATTTACATAA
- a CDS encoding amino acid ABC transporter ATP-binding protein, with protein MIELKKVHKSFGDLEVLKGIDLTVQKGEVLSVIGGSGSGKSTMLYCINAIENIQKGEISVDGTSVHSKKTDINKLRQKIGMVFQQWNSFPHLTVLENVALAPQKVLGKSKAEAEKIAKEQLIHVGLGDKFDEFPTRMSGGQQQRLAIARALAMEPEYMLFDEITSALDPELVGEVLDTLRLLRKEGMTMICVTHEIAFAREVSDRVAFFHKGVIEEIGTPEQVIENPQKERTQQFLSKVLH; from the coding sequence ATGATTGAATTAAAAAAAGTACATAAATCTTTTGGAGATTTAGAAGTATTAAAAGGTATTGATTTAACTGTACAAAAAGGTGAGGTTCTATCTGTAATTGGTGGTTCAGGTTCTGGTAAATCAACTATGCTTTATTGTATTAATGCAATTGAAAATATTCAAAAAGGTGAAATATCAGTTGATGGAACATCAGTGCACAGTAAAAAAACTGATATTAATAAACTAAGACAAAAAATTGGAATGGTTTTTCAGCAATGGAACTCCTTTCCTCATTTAACTGTTCTTGAAAATGTTGCCTTAGCTCCACAAAAAGTTCTTGGTAAATCAAAAGCAGAAGCTGAAAAGATTGCAAAAGAACAACTAATCCATGTTGGACTTGGTGATAAATTTGATGAATTTCCTACAAGAATGTCTGGTGGACAACAACAAAGACTTGCAATTGCAAGAGCTTTAGCAATGGAACCTGAGTATATGTTATTTGATGAAATTACGTCTGCACTTGATCCAGAACTTGTTGGAGAAGTACTTGATACATTAAGACTTCTTAGAAAAGAAGGTATGACTATGATTTGTGTTACACATGAAATAGCTTTTGCTAGAGAAGTATCTGATAGGGTTGCATTTTTCCACAAAGGTGTAATTGAAGAGATTGGTACTCCAGAACAAGTTATTGAGAATCCACAAAAAGAGAGAACTCAACAGTTCTTATCAAAGGTTTTACATTAA
- a CDS encoding amino acid ABC transporter permease, whose protein sequence is MSNKQIKYIIYTLLSLYIIYSAFNAITTSTLTYYDLEFLLEGLMRTIYISVVSIVIGTIVGILFGYLKANAGTIGNLFLSGFLDILRSVPLIIQFILFYSFMGILEIDISIFWVGAIVLSAYTSAFVTEVVRAGIESVPETTRRAARSLGLSYWQDYRYIVFPLGLRTVFPSWISIVLSVIKDSALVSVIGYLEILKSTEELISKTQEALLLLIGVGIFYFIISYPISLYAAHLERKLKI, encoded by the coding sequence ATGAGTAATAAACAGATTAAATATATCATATATACACTTTTGTCTTTGTATATTATTTATAGTGCATTTAATGCGATTACGACTTCTACATTAACATATTATGATTTAGAATTTTTATTAGAAGGTTTAATGAGAACTATTTATATCTCAGTAGTATCAATAGTAATTGGGACAATTGTAGGTATTCTTTTTGGATATTTAAAAGCAAATGCTGGAACTATTGGAAATCTATTTTTAAGTGGATTTTTAGATATTTTAAGATCAGTTCCTTTGATTATTCAGTTTATACTTTTTTACTCTTTCATGGGAATTTTAGAAATTGATATTTCTATCTTTTGGGTAGGTGCAATTGTTTTATCTGCATATACTTCTGCTTTTGTAACAGAAGTTGTTCGTGCTGGTATTGAATCAGTTCCTGAAACAACAAGAAGAGCAGCTAGGTCTTTAGGTTTATCTTATTGGCAAGATTATAGATATATAGTTTTTCCTTTAGGTTTAAGAACTGTTTTTCCTTCATGGATTAGTATTGTTTTATCTGTTATAAAAGATTCAGCTCTGGTATCTGTTATTGGATATTTAGAAATCTTAAAAAGTACAGAAGAGTTAATCTCTAAAACACAAGAAGCTTTATTATTATTAATAGGTGTTGGTATATTTTATTTTATCATCTCTTATCCTATTTCATTATATGCAGCGCATTTAGAAAGGAAATTAAAAATATGA
- a CDS encoding transporter substrate-binding domain-containing protein, with product MKLIKKLTVIAASVLAIGATSASADKLDKIISKGKIKCGVVLDFPPMGYRDAKNQPAGFDVEYCKDLSKALGVKLELKSMSFAQRIPALNAGKVDVVIGSTSDTLERAKSAGFTMPYFVFKLQAMVKKDSGIKTFEDLKGKKVTAALSTTPETEFLKNQKANGWNASDYFSSKKESDTHLALLQGKADALITTDTTIVELLKLPKYKDYEAGPFVPGFQDFVSIIVKRTEYGMINYMNLFIHQQVRSGRYKELNKMFYGNSPVRKLTIDGIYY from the coding sequence ATGAAATTAATAAAAAAATTAACAGTTATAGCAGCTTCAGTTTTAGCAATTGGTGCGACAAGTGCAAGTGCAGACAAGTTAGATAAGATCATATCTAAAGGTAAAATTAAATGTGGTGTTGTATTGGATTTCCCTCCAATGGGTTATAGAGATGCAAAAAATCAACCAGCTGGTTTTGATGTTGAATATTGTAAAGATTTATCAAAAGCACTAGGTGTTAAATTAGAGCTAAAATCAATGTCATTTGCCCAAAGAATTCCAGCATTAAATGCAGGAAAAGTTGATGTGGTTATTGGTTCAACTTCAGATACGTTAGAAAGAGCTAAGTCAGCAGGTTTTACAATGCCTTATTTTGTATTTAAATTACAAGCAATGGTTAAAAAAGATTCTGGAATTAAAACTTTTGAAGATTTAAAAGGGAAAAAAGTTACAGCAGCACTTAGTACAACTCCTGAAACTGAGTTTTTAAAGAATCAAAAAGCAAATGGTTGGAATGCATCTGATTATTTCTCTTCTAAAAAAGAGAGTGATACTCATTTAGCACTTTTACAAGGTAAAGCTGATGCTTTAATTACAACTGATACTACAATTGTTGAACTATTAAAACTTCCAAAATATAAAGATTATGAAGCTGGACCTTTTGTTCCTGGTTTTCAAGATTTTGTTTCTATTATTGTAAAAAGAACAGAATATGGAATGATTAACTATATGAATCTGTTTATTCACCAACAAGTAAGATCTGGAAGATATAAAGAACTAAATAAAATGTTTTATGGTAACTCTCCTGTTAGAAAATTAACTATAGATGGAATATATTATTAA
- a CDS encoding amino acid ABC transporter permease, producing the protein MFEFDYTFHWVTVWNVFPEMLSAAVVTLEVAVTSMFFGLIIAVFLSLGKDSKNELLSTPSVVWIELARNTPALFQIYMMYFGLGAFGIHLSPYVAVLAALTFNNAGYLAETLRGGFASIPNTQMSASRSLGMSKLQTYWYIILPQVLRKVYHPMTNQMIWAILMTSLGTLVGMLELTGKTDQLQSLSFRTFEFYLVTAIMYFVIAKTVLLGSKLLAYKIFRGDAQ; encoded by the coding sequence ATGTTTGAATTTGATTATACATTTCACTGGGTAACAGTATGGAACGTTTTTCCAGAAATGTTAAGTGCTGCTGTCGTTACTTTAGAAGTAGCAGTTACTTCTATGTTTTTTGGATTAATAATAGCTGTATTTTTATCATTAGGAAAAGATTCTAAAAATGAATTATTAAGTACACCAAGTGTAGTTTGGATTGAGCTAGCGCGTAATACGCCAGCACTATTTCAAATTTATATGATGTATTTTGGTTTAGGAGCATTTGGTATTCATTTAAGTCCTTATGTTGCTGTATTAGCAGCATTAACTTTTAATAATGCAGGATATTTAGCTGAAACACTTCGTGGTGGTTTTGCATCAATTCCAAATACCCAAATGTCTGCTTCAAGATCTTTGGGTATGTCGAAATTGCAAACGTACTGGTATATTATTCTACCTCAGGTTTTAAGAAAGGTTTATCATCCAATGACAAACCAAATGATCTGGGCAATCTTAATGACATCATTAGGAACATTAGTTGGTATGTTAGAACTTACAGGTAAAACTGACCAACTACAGTCATTGTCATTTAGAACTTTTGAGTTCTATTTAGTTACTGCAATTATGTATTTTGTTATTGCTAAAACAGTTCTTTTAGGCTCAAAATTATTAGCTTATAAAATTTTTAGAGGAGATGCCCAATGA
- a CDS encoding 4-hydroxyproline epimerase, protein MSCKTFFCVDAHTCGNPVRVICGGAPLLKGKNMSEKRQHFLKEFDWIRRGLMFEPRGHDMMSGTIVYEPSSDEFDVSILFIETSGCLPMCGHGTIGTVTVLIEKEIVTPKVEGTLRIETPAGLVVATYKKDEKNRVKSVKIVNIASFLHSTNLEIESSTLGKLKVDVAYGGNFYAIVDPQENFTGIENFKAGELISMSGELREKLNEKYSFVHPLNETICGLSHIEWTGKTIDESSSARNAVFYGDKAIDRSPCGTGTSARMAQWYAKGDLTANEEFIHESFIGSKFIGRIEDEVELGSYKAIIPSIEGWAKITGLNTITIDDDDPYAHGFQVI, encoded by the coding sequence ATGTCTTGTAAAACATTTTTTTGTGTTGATGCTCATACTTGTGGAAACCCAGTTAGGGTTATATGTGGTGGAGCCCCTTTATTAAAGGGTAAAAACATGAGTGAAAAAAGACAACATTTCCTAAAAGAATTTGATTGGATTAGAAGAGGTTTAATGTTTGAACCACGAGGTCATGACATGATGAGTGGAACTATTGTTTACGAGCCAAGTTCTGATGAATTTGATGTATCTATTTTATTTATTGAAACAAGTGGGTGTTTACCTATGTGTGGACATGGAACTATAGGAACAGTAACTGTATTAATTGAAAAAGAGATTGTAACTCCTAAAGTTGAAGGAACTCTTAGAATTGAAACACCCGCAGGCTTAGTAGTTGCAACTTATAAAAAAGATGAAAAAAATAGAGTTAAATCAGTGAAAATTGTAAATATTGCATCATTTTTACATTCAACAAATTTGGAAATTGAATCATCAACATTAGGAAAACTAAAAGTTGATGTAGCTTATGGTGGAAACTTTTATGCAATAGTTGATCCACAAGAAAATTTTACAGGCATAGAAAACTTCAAAGCAGGTGAGTTAATCTCAATGAGTGGAGAGTTAAGAGAGAAGCTTAATGAGAAATATTCTTTTGTACATCCTTTAAATGAAACAATTTGTGGTTTATCTCATATTGAATGGACAGGAAAAACAATTGATGAAAGTTCAAGTGCTAGAAATGCTGTTTTTTATGGGGATAAAGCAATAGATAGATCTCCTTGTGGAACAGGAACTAGTGCGCGAATGGCACAGTGGTATGCAAAAGGTGATTTAACAGCAAATGAAGAATTTATACATGAAAGTTTTATTGGATCAAAATTTATTGGACGAATAGAAGATGAGGTTGAATTAGGTTCTTACAAAGCAATTATTCCTTCAATTGAAGGTTGGGCAAAAATTACTGGTTTAAATACTATAACAATTGATGATGATGACCCATATGCACATGGGTTTCAGGTGATTTAA
- a CDS encoding ornithine cyclodeaminase family protein encodes MKFIDKDQVAKALDYPSLVEALRNAFISDIKVPPRHHHDFKNPKEGMDSTLLLMPAWEESEAVGVKIVTVSPNNAKYDLPGIHGLYVLMDAQKGNIEALIEGKTLTAKRTAAASALASSYLSRKDSTSMLMIGTGALSSELIRAHASVRDIKDVFIWGRDKSKALKIVDELKDDFNIKAIDNIEDEISNVDIISCATLSIEPLVFGKFLRHGQHVDLVGAYKPNMREADDELIQTVDIYIDTNMAKKETGDIKIPLESNTISEDDIKADLFQLTRNENSGRISDSSITLFKSVGHGLEDLAAAKLVKEKIS; translated from the coding sequence ATGAAATTTATAGATAAAGATCAAGTAGCAAAAGCACTTGATTATCCATCATTAGTAGAAGCATTAAGAAATGCTTTTATTTCGGATATTAAAGTGCCACCTAGACATCATCATGATTTTAAAAACCCTAAAGAGGGTATGGATTCTACTTTACTTCTTATGCCAGCATGGGAAGAAAGTGAAGCCGTTGGAGTTAAAATTGTAACAGTTAGTCCTAACAATGCTAAATATGATTTACCAGGAATACATGGTTTATATGTATTGATGGATGCACAAAAAGGTAATATTGAAGCTTTAATTGAAGGTAAAACTTTAACAGCTAAAAGAACAGCTGCAGCTTCTGCATTAGCAAGTTCTTATCTTTCTAGAAAAGATTCAACTTCTATGTTAATGATTGGAACGGGTGCTTTAAGCTCTGAACTAATTCGTGCACATGCAAGTGTAAGAGATATAAAAGATGTATTTATTTGGGGAAGAGATAAATCTAAAGCATTAAAAATTGTTGATGAATTAAAAGATGATTTTAATATAAAAGCAATTGATAATATTGAAGATGAAATTTCAAATGTAGATATTATTTCTTGTGCAACACTAAGTATTGAACCTTTAGTTTTTGGTAAGTTTTTAAGGCACGGACAACATGTAGATTTAGTTGGAGCATATAAACCTAATATGAGAGAAGCTGATGATGAATTAATTCAAACAGTTGATATTTATATTGATACGAATATGGCAAAAAAAGAAACAGGAGATATTAAAATACCTCTTGAATCAAATACAATAAGTGAAGATGATATTAAAGCTGATTTATTTCAATTAACAAGAAATGAAAATAGCGGAAGAATATCTGATTCATCAATTACTTTATTTAAATCAGTTGGCCATGGATTAGAAGATTTAGCAGCAGCTAAATTAGTAAAAGAAAAAATAAGTTAA